In Pseudanabaena yagii GIHE-NHR1, the following proteins share a genomic window:
- a CDS encoding rhomboid family intramembrane serine protease, whose protein sequence is MFPLYDDNPTQDTSIVVYLLIVVNVLIFGYQLSLLDFQFVEWIRNWALIPKEFITQPTKAAVTVISSQFLHGNIFHLVGNMWFLYLFGNNIEDKLSHWKFLFFYLFCGACSGLAQVITAPMSELPMVGASGAISGVMGAYLVRFPRARIVTLLWIGFSFIPIPIPAVVFLGLWIAGQTIYAAMANPNLPGVAYLAHVSGFVVGAIAVLIYSKLTKK, encoded by the coding sequence ATGTTTCCTTTATATGATGACAATCCGACCCAAGATACTTCCATTGTTGTCTATCTCTTAATTGTTGTGAATGTACTGATCTTTGGATATCAGTTGAGTTTGCTAGATTTTCAATTTGTTGAATGGATCAGAAATTGGGCTTTAATTCCGAAGGAATTTATTACACAGCCAACCAAGGCAGCAGTTACTGTCATATCATCACAATTTCTTCATGGCAATATTTTCCATTTAGTGGGGAATATGTGGTTTCTCTATCTATTTGGTAATAACATTGAAGATAAGCTCAGTCATTGGAAATTTTTATTTTTTTATCTGTTTTGTGGAGCTTGTTCAGGCTTAGCACAGGTTATAACTGCACCAATGTCTGAATTGCCTATGGTAGGGGCAAGTGGTGCAATATCAGGAGTGATGGGTGCATATTTAGTCAGATTTCCTCGCGCTAGAATTGTGACCTTATTATGGATTGGATTTTCTTTTATTCCCATTCCCATTCCCGCAGTCGTATTTCTCGGCTTATGGATTGCTGGACAAACTATATATGCGGCGATGGCAAATCCAAATTTACCAGGGGTAGCTTATTTAGCTCATGTCAGTGGTTTTGTGGTAGGCGCGATCGCTGTTTTGATCTACTCAAAACTTACTAAAAAGTAG
- a CDS encoding ABC transporter permease: MTTANRGNRSFWRFIFNDTTGFVIKRLGQAVVVILGVSILSFFAITKSPGNCFSELRNNPSTPKKTIELLEKQLNYDKSDAEQYLLWLQNTLKGNLGVRCQGLAPVTPLIVERAGNTLLMSLASLFTTWLLAIPLGIYSAVKQNTWSDRIIQVISYATQGFPSFVLAILLLMLAQNTGWFPVGGMTSINFADLSPLGKFLDVAHHMVLPTLTLTIVSFAGLQRIMRGSLLDVLRQDYIKTARAKGLPESKVIYVHALRNAINPLITLLGFEFGGLLGGAFITEFFFSWPGLGKLLLQATQEKDTNLVMAGLMLGTLMLVVGNLIGDLLLKAVDPRIKLDDME; this comes from the coding sequence ATGACAACGGCAAATAGAGGAAATCGATCTTTCTGGCGTTTTATTTTCAATGATACGACAGGCTTTGTCATCAAGCGCTTGGGGCAAGCAGTTGTCGTTATTTTGGGAGTATCGATCCTTAGTTTTTTTGCAATTACTAAATCCCCAGGTAATTGCTTCTCAGAATTGCGGAACAATCCTAGTACCCCAAAAAAGACGATTGAGCTATTGGAGAAGCAACTAAATTACGATAAAAGTGATGCTGAGCAATACTTGTTATGGTTGCAAAATACGCTGAAAGGTAATCTGGGCGTGCGTTGTCAAGGTTTAGCTCCTGTCACGCCATTAATTGTGGAACGAGCAGGTAATACGCTACTAATGTCTCTTGCTTCATTGTTTACCACATGGCTCTTAGCAATTCCTCTCGGTATTTATAGCGCTGTTAAGCAAAATACATGGAGCGATCGCATAATTCAAGTAATTAGCTATGCCACACAGGGCTTTCCCAGCTTTGTCTTGGCGATTTTATTACTGATGCTGGCACAAAATACAGGCTGGTTTCCTGTGGGTGGTATGACCAGTATCAATTTTGCGGATCTTTCACCCTTGGGCAAATTTTTAGACGTTGCCCATCACATGGTCTTGCCAACTTTGACCCTTACCATTGTCAGTTTTGCAGGATTACAGAGGATCATGCGTGGTAGTTTGCTCGATGTATTGCGCCAAGACTATATCAAAACCGCCCGCGCCAAAGGTTTACCTGAAAGTAAAGTCATTTATGTCCATGCCTTGCGTAATGCAATCAACCCTTTAATTACTCTCTTAGGCTTTGAGTTTGGCGGATTACTGGGGGGAGCATTTATCACCGAGTTCTTTTTCAGTTGGCCGGGGCTAGGAAAATTACTCCTACAAGCAACTCAAGAAAAAGATACTAATTTGGTCATGGCGGGGCTGATGCTCGGCACGTTGATGTTAGTTGTAGGAAATCTAATCGGTGATTTACTGCTTAAAGCCGTCGATCCTCGTATTAAGCTCGATGATATGGAATAA
- the gloB gene encoding hydroxyacylglutathione hydrolase has translation MQIYRLPVLSDNYVFVLHDPASKTAAVVDPAVAEPVLAKLEELDVTLVAIFNTHHHGDHVGGNSALIKKFPNAVVYGGEKDRDRIPHQQVFLKGGDRVTFGDREAEVFFVPGHTYAHIAYYFPSVGDEGGELFCGDTVFAGGCGRLFEGTPAQMLASIDQLRQLPDDTRVWCAHEYTLGNLKFALTVDSENPDLQERMVTATAMRQRGEATVPSTIGLEKRTNPFLRWDVPAIQRSAGIDIPDRVFARIRGQKDNFAG, from the coding sequence ATGCAAATCTATCGCCTACCTGTTTTAAGTGACAATTACGTTTTTGTTTTACATGATCCTGCGAGCAAGACTGCCGCAGTCGTTGATCCTGCTGTTGCTGAGCCAGTCCTAGCCAAATTAGAAGAATTAGATGTCACTTTGGTAGCGATTTTTAATACGCACCATCACGGGGATCATGTGGGTGGTAACTCGGCATTAATCAAAAAATTTCCTAATGCAGTTGTCTACGGTGGCGAAAAAGATCGCGATCGCATTCCTCATCAGCAAGTATTTCTCAAAGGTGGAGATCGCGTAACTTTTGGCGATCGCGAAGCAGAGGTATTTTTTGTCCCAGGACATACCTATGCCCATATTGCCTATTACTTTCCCTCAGTTGGCGATGAAGGCGGAGAACTATTCTGTGGTGATACAGTGTTCGCGGGTGGCTGTGGCAGATTGTTTGAAGGCACTCCTGCCCAAATGCTTGCCTCCATTGACCAACTGCGGCAACTACCCGACGATACTCGCGTTTGGTGCGCCCATGAATACACCCTAGGCAATCTCAAATTTGCGCTGACCGTTGATAGTGAAAATCCTGATTTGCAGGAACGAATGGTCACTGCTACTGCAATGCGTCAAAGGGGAGAGGCGACTGTACCTAGTACCATTGGTTTAGAAAAGCGGACTAATCCATTTCTGAGATGGGATGTCCCCGCAATTCAGCGATCAGCAGGTATAGATATTCCCGATCGCGTATTTGCCAGAATTCGCGGACAAAAAGATAATTTTGCGGGTTAG
- a CDS encoding mannose-1-phosphate guanyltransferase produces MRAVLMAGGSGTRLRPLTCDLPKPMVSVLNRPITEHILNLLKRHGIREVIATLHYLPDVIREHFGDGSDFGVNMMYVVEEDQPLGTAGCVKNVESLLDSTFIVISGDSITDFDLTAAIKFHRAKKSQATLILRRVSDPLAFGVVITDEEDRIQRFLEKPSTSEIFSDTVNTGIYILEPEVLSFLPANEPSDFSNELFPMLLAKGVPMFGYIASGYWCDIGSLEAYRQAQYDAIRGRVHLDLDYVQLRTGLWIGKHTVISPTVQIEPPVLIGSNCSIGDRTKISAGTVIGDRVTIGSDCDLQRPIIGNSAMISEECHLWACTISRNARISRRVHVMEGAVVGSNSVIGEEARVFPNVRIWPSKHVEAGATLTTNLIWGAMASRNLFGQHSVSGLANVDITPEFAVKLGAAYGATLRPNSHVMVSRDQRTICRMLTRSLISGLMSVGINVENLEATAIPISRFIAPSLGVVGGIHVRVHPDRNDCVMIEFLDANGININKAGEKKIEGTFFKEDFRRSRIEEIGEISYPTRVLDYYNSGFAKNLDVEAIRYSDCKKIVIDYVYAVSGAVLPRILGKFSTDVVVLNASLNEIAPAPVDREKMLTQLTDVVKAVRANFGVQVFANGEKFILIDELGKPIRDEVLTGLMVEMALMSKNGGTVVVPVSASGMVELIAEKHGGKVIRTKANPTALMATCHSTEGVVLGGAADMGFIFPQLHPGFDAMFSIAKIMEWITLQKRSLSQVRTHLPRCHFRQQTVRCPWSIKGTLMRHLVESYGRERMELIDGVKIFYSDRDWVLVLPDAGDPLVHVFSNGFDTPLSNGQAWAEHQLQEVCSHIEGFCKLQIALSKDSVLLDN; encoded by the coding sequence ATGCGAGCGGTATTAATGGCAGGCGGATCGGGAACGCGGTTACGTCCTCTTACTTGTGATTTACCAAAACCGATGGTATCGGTGCTAAATCGTCCAATTACCGAACATATTCTCAACTTATTAAAGCGTCACGGCATCCGTGAGGTAATCGCGACCTTGCATTATCTGCCCGATGTCATTCGCGAACATTTTGGCGATGGCTCGGATTTTGGCGTAAATATGATGTATGTGGTTGAGGAAGATCAACCCTTGGGAACCGCAGGCTGTGTCAAAAACGTGGAAAGCCTGTTAGACAGCACCTTTATTGTGATCAGTGGCGATAGCATTACAGATTTCGATTTGACCGCAGCGATCAAATTTCATCGGGCAAAAAAATCACAAGCGACCTTGATCTTACGACGAGTGAGTGATCCCCTTGCCTTTGGCGTAGTAATTACCGATGAAGAAGATCGCATTCAAAGATTCTTAGAGAAGCCATCAACTAGCGAAATTTTTTCCGATACGGTCAATACAGGTATTTACATTCTCGAACCTGAAGTCCTGAGCTTTTTGCCTGCAAATGAGCCAAGTGATTTTTCTAATGAGCTCTTTCCGATGTTATTGGCTAAGGGTGTGCCAATGTTTGGCTATATTGCCAGTGGGTACTGGTGTGATATTGGTTCCCTAGAGGCTTATCGGCAGGCTCAGTACGATGCGATTAGGGGGCGCGTCCATCTGGACTTAGATTATGTGCAACTACGCACAGGGCTATGGATTGGTAAGCATACGGTGATTTCGCCCACGGTGCAGATTGAGCCGCCTGTTCTGATTGGCAGCAATTGCTCGATTGGCGATCGCACGAAGATTTCCGCAGGTACAGTCATCGGTGATCGCGTCACGATTGGTTCTGATTGCGATTTGCAACGCCCGATCATTGGCAATAGCGCCATGATCAGCGAGGAATGTCATCTCTGGGCTTGTACCATTTCCCGCAATGCCCGCATCAGTCGCCGTGTGCATGTGATGGAGGGAGCAGTCGTTGGCTCAAATTCAGTCATTGGTGAAGAGGCGAGAGTTTTCCCCAATGTGCGAATTTGGCCCAGTAAGCATGTAGAGGCAGGCGCAACCCTAACCACTAATCTGATTTGGGGCGCAATGGCTTCGCGCAATTTATTTGGGCAACATAGCGTATCGGGCTTAGCTAATGTCGATATTACGCCCGAATTTGCGGTGAAACTAGGAGCCGCCTATGGCGCAACCCTTCGTCCCAATTCCCATGTAATGGTCTCACGGGATCAGCGCACGATTTGCCGAATGCTGACGCGATCGCTAATTTCGGGATTAATGTCGGTGGGGATCAATGTTGAGAACTTAGAAGCTACGGCAATCCCGATCTCACGATTTATTGCGCCTAGTCTTGGTGTAGTTGGTGGTATCCATGTGCGCGTCCATCCCGATCGCAATGATTGCGTAATGATCGAGTTTCTCGATGCTAATGGCATCAATATCAACAAAGCGGGGGAAAAGAAGATTGAAGGGACATTCTTTAAAGAGGATTTTCGCCGCTCCCGTATTGAGGAAATTGGTGAGATTAGCTACCCGACCCGTGTTTTGGACTATTACAATAGCGGCTTTGCGAAAAACCTTGATGTCGAAGCAATTCGCTACAGTGATTGCAAAAAAATCGTCATTGATTATGTCTATGCAGTTTCAGGAGCAGTTTTGCCAAGAATTCTCGGCAAATTTAGCACTGATGTGGTGGTGTTAAACGCTAGCCTCAATGAGATTGCCCCTGCACCAGTCGATCGCGAAAAAATGTTGACGCAGTTAACCGATGTGGTGAAAGCCGTCAGAGCCAACTTTGGCGTACAGGTGTTTGCCAATGGCGAAAAATTTATTTTGATTGATGAATTGGGAAAACCAATTCGTGATGAAGTATTGACGGGGCTGATGGTAGAAATGGCACTCATGTCTAAAAATGGGGGGACAGTGGTTGTGCCAGTTTCGGCTTCAGGGATGGTAGAGCTAATCGCGGAAAAACATGGGGGCAAAGTGATCCGCACCAAGGCAAATCCTACGGCTTTGATGGCAACTTGTCATAGTACCGAGGGAGTAGTACTCGGTGGCGCTGCTGACATGGGCTTTATTTTCCCGCAGTTGCACCCCGGCTTTGATGCCATGTTTAGCATTGCCAAAATTATGGAATGGATCACGCTCCAAAAGCGATCGCTATCGCAGGTACGCACCCATCTCCCCCGTTGTCATTTCCGCCAGCAGACGGTGCGCTGTCCTTGGAGCATCAAAGGTACACTCATGCGCCATTTAGTTGAGTCCTATGGGCGCGAAAGAATGGAGCTAATTGATGGGGTGAAGATTTTTTATAGCGATCGCGATTGGGTATTAGTTTTACCCGATGCGGGCGATCCCCTTGTCCATGTATTTTCCAATGGTTTTGACACCCCATTGAGCAATGGACAGGCATGGGCGGAGCATCAACTCCAAGAGGTGTGTAGCCACATTGAGGGATTCTGTAAGCTACAAATAGCTTTGTCCAAGGATTCGGTACTGTTAGATAACTAG
- the pyrF gene encoding orotidine-5'-phosphate decarboxylase, which produces MKINLNPVVDPQTQIIVALDFPSAREAIDLCDRLPQVSFWKVGLELFIADGSTVLRELKARNKKIFLDLKLHDIPNTVASATRVATKYGADFLTIHASGGKAMMQAAQAEVAGSSTQLLAVSLLTSIAAEALKSDLQVPLEVPDYVSKLVLLAQASGLSGAVCSPHEVANLRSLLKSTGGDEFCFVTPGVRPAGSTVGDQSRVMTPKEAIAAGANYLVIGRPINAAPDPAIAWEQICQDCV; this is translated from the coding sequence ATGAAAATAAACCTTAATCCTGTAGTCGATCCCCAAACCCAAATTATTGTGGCGCTAGATTTTCCTTCGGCGCGTGAAGCTATAGATTTATGCGATCGCCTGCCTCAAGTAAGTTTCTGGAAAGTAGGCCTAGAGCTATTTATCGCCGATGGTAGTACGGTTTTACGGGAACTAAAAGCACGTAATAAAAAGATTTTTCTCGATCTAAAGCTCCACGATATCCCCAATACTGTCGCCTCAGCTACTCGCGTTGCTACAAAATATGGTGCTGATTTCCTCACAATTCATGCTTCTGGGGGTAAAGCGATGATGCAAGCAGCGCAAGCTGAAGTAGCGGGATCATCAACACAACTCTTGGCAGTGTCGCTATTAACCAGTATTGCCGCCGAGGCTCTAAAGTCGGATTTACAAGTCCCCCTCGAAGTCCCTGACTATGTTTCTAAATTGGTGTTACTAGCTCAAGCAAGTGGTCTCAGTGGTGCAGTTTGTTCACCCCATGAGGTGGCAAATTTGCGATCGCTCCTGAAGTCAACGGGTGGTGATGAATTTTGTTTTGTGACTCCGGGGGTACGTCCCGCAGGCTCAACCGTTGGCGATCAAAGCCGAGTGATGACACCCAAAGAAGCGATCGCCGCAGGGGCAAATTATTTAGTAATTGGTAGACCAATTAACGCTGCACCTGATCCCGCTATAGCTTGGGAACAAATCTGTCAAGATTGCGTCTAG
- a CDS encoding Spy/CpxP family protein refolding chaperone, producing the protein MKRLNALILATCVLLGSAFAWKAVPAIAESWSKADTKGIVKSEGDISPEKLVQKLNLSADQKKKIAKIFGETNPKIFQILNLDQRKKLEAGIKSKQSVGNIIGSLNLSADQKKKIGAIVVERRKQILLVLTPEQKKKLEALVTSK; encoded by the coding sequence ATGAAAAGATTAAATGCATTAATTCTTGCGACTTGTGTACTTCTTGGCTCAGCTTTTGCATGGAAAGCAGTACCAGCGATCGCTGAATCTTGGAGCAAGGCAGATACTAAGGGGATTGTTAAGTCTGAAGGGGATATTTCACCAGAAAAGTTAGTCCAAAAGTTAAACTTATCTGCGGATCAAAAGAAAAAGATTGCGAAAATTTTTGGAGAGACAAATCCCAAAATCTTCCAAATCCTTAATCTTGATCAACGCAAAAAACTAGAGGCAGGCATCAAGTCCAAGCAAAGCGTGGGAAATATCATTGGTTCTCTCAATTTGTCGGCTGATCAAAAGAAAAAGATTGGGGCAATCGTGGTTGAACGCCGCAAGCAGATTCTTTTAGTTTTAACTCCTGAGCAAAAGAAAAAATTGGAAGCCTTAGTTACCAGTAAATAA
- the def gene encoding peptide deformylase gives MLIPSLDKIFAKKLTIHQLGNPALREVAQSITNVRDREIQKLIDEMLLTLKESKGVGLAAPQVGRSLQLIIVASHPNERYPNAPQMEPTAMINPKIISYSIETEKGWEGCLSVPMIRGLVPRYREIEVEYLDRQGDLQVTKLTDFVARIFQHEYDHLEGKVFLDRVETNLDLITEAEYHKLNK, from the coding sequence ATGTTAATTCCATCACTTGACAAAATATTTGCCAAAAAGTTGACCATTCATCAACTTGGTAATCCAGCATTGCGGGAGGTTGCTCAATCGATCACTAATGTGCGTGATCGTGAAATTCAGAAATTAATTGATGAGATGCTGCTCACGCTCAAGGAAAGCAAAGGTGTGGGTTTAGCAGCTCCGCAAGTTGGGCGATCGCTTCAATTAATCATCGTTGCATCTCATCCCAATGAGCGCTATCCCAATGCGCCCCAAATGGAACCAACTGCCATGATTAATCCTAAGATTATTTCCTATTCCATAGAAACTGAAAAAGGATGGGAAGGTTGCCTCTCAGTGCCGATGATTCGTGGACTTGTCCCCCGTTATCGAGAAATCGAGGTGGAATATCTAGATCGTCAAGGCGATCTCCAAGTTACTAAGCTCACTGATTTTGTTGCCCGCATCTTTCAGCATGAATACGATCACCTTGAAGGTAAAGTCTTCCTAGATCGGGTGGAAACAAACTTGGATTTAATTACTGAAGCGGAATATCACAAGCTCAACAAATGA
- a CDS encoding DUF5691 domain-containing protein yields the protein MSEPSILQTITTTALIGTQRQSFIPIATDGNLGKLLANIDTSNQEAALLSTVAIATLYQQAGQLPITNYELRIIEPCELEDLPSCSDRTSYYLSLMLNGEHQQLLPELLDRLAALGQRVNETSLPSLLDLGKRQSDLREAIAKVLGKRGQWLAAQNPEWNYVASEDEALWETGSKAARLMWLTKLRRQEPDQARQLLESKWKQESASDRTNFLEVLGTGLSMADEPFLESLLDDRSKEVRRVTVDLLTCLPESRFCQRAIARVQNLVKLQREGNQQYFTVDLPEAHTPEMLRDGIEAKSNDSQVGDRASWLLKMLTSTPLFFWNQPFRNEPLAMSVEDLVNTANHSQSDRLVLQGWIAAVQKTGNLMWLQALVEFSQEEEVNRIAGQPLADSLILDSQQQAAAIHLLKNPDLAFSNLFKSLLFRNKTIWNEDVSAIVLEVIITTLDRFITTSQLISNYWGISEFIRDAAKYIAPSLIPAAKDQALVVSQRLQEFILDSENKREHREWEYLQTTLHKSIKQFVDLLQIRREMLNPYS from the coding sequence ATGAGTGAGCCATCAATTTTACAAACTATCACCACTACCGCGCTCATCGGTACGCAAAGACAATCATTTATACCGATCGCAACAGATGGAAATCTCGGCAAGCTTCTCGCAAATATTGATACTAGTAATCAAGAAGCTGCTTTGCTGAGCACTGTGGCGATCGCTACGCTGTATCAGCAAGCAGGACAGTTACCAATTACGAATTACGAATTACGAATTATTGAACCTTGTGAGTTGGAGGATTTACCTAGTTGTAGCGATCGCACTAGTTACTATCTATCCTTGATGCTTAATGGTGAACATCAGCAATTACTGCCCGAACTGCTCGATCGCTTAGCTGCTCTTGGGCAAAGGGTTAATGAAACTAGTTTGCCGAGCTTACTGGACTTAGGTAAAAGACAATCGGATCTGCGTGAGGCGATCGCTAAGGTATTGGGTAAGCGGGGGCAATGGTTAGCGGCACAAAATCCTGAATGGAACTACGTGGCGAGTGAGGATGAAGCGTTATGGGAGACGGGTAGCAAGGCGGCAAGGTTAATGTGGCTGACGAAATTACGTCGTCAAGAACCTGATCAAGCAAGGCAATTGCTAGAGTCAAAATGGAAGCAGGAAAGTGCTAGCGATCGCACTAACTTTTTGGAAGTTCTGGGAACTGGTTTAAGCATGGCGGATGAGCCTTTTTTAGAATCATTGCTTGATGATCGCAGTAAGGAAGTGCGGCGAGTTACCGTTGATTTGTTGACTTGTTTGCCTGAGTCGAGATTTTGCCAAAGAGCGATCGCTAGAGTTCAGAATTTAGTCAAATTACAGCGTGAAGGGAATCAGCAATATTTTACGGTTGATTTGCCTGAAGCCCATACGCCTGAGATGCTGAGGGATGGGATTGAAGCAAAAAGTAATGATAGTCAAGTAGGCGATCGCGCTTCGTGGTTATTGAAGATGCTGACATCAACGCCGTTATTTTTCTGGAATCAGCCTTTCAGGAATGAACCTTTAGCGATGTCTGTTGAGGATTTAGTGAATACAGCTAATCATTCCCAAAGCGATCGCTTAGTCCTCCAAGGATGGATTGCGGCGGTTCAGAAAACAGGGAATTTAATGTGGTTGCAAGCCTTGGTTGAGTTTAGCCAAGAGGAGGAGGTTAATCGCATTGCTGGTCAGCCTTTAGCTGATAGCCTCATTTTGGATTCTCAACAACAAGCTGCAGCAATCCATCTGCTCAAAAATCCCGATTTAGCTTTTAGTAATCTTTTTAAGTCGCTTCTCTTTAGGAATAAAACAATCTGGAATGAAGATGTAAGTGCAATTGTTCTTGAAGTAATTATCACCACTCTGGATCGATTTATCACAACTTCTCAATTAATAAGTAATTATTGGGGCATCAGTGAATTTATTCGCGATGCTGCGAAATATATAGCGCCATCATTAATTCCTGCGGCTAAGGATCAGGCGCTTGTAGTTAGTCAAAGGTTACAGGAGTTTATTCTAGATTCTGAAAATAAAAGAGAGCATAGGGAATGGGAGTATCTGCAAACAACATTACATAAATCCATTAAACAATTTGTAGATTTATTGCAAATTAGACGGGAAATGTTGAATCCCTATTCCTAA
- a CDS encoding 2TM domain-containing protein, whose product MPKLSKPPDPNDPEYQNLERRVNFYLHLAIYSACSTCMWFIQSITEKVWIWSVWVAVIWGISILGHGIWVLTKERQTQKA is encoded by the coding sequence ATGCCTAAGCTATCCAAGCCGCCAGATCCTAACGATCCTGAATACCAAAATCTTGAACGTAGAGTTAACTTTTACCTGCACCTTGCCATCTATTCTGCTTGCAGTACCTGCATGTGGTTTATCCAATCTATCACCGAAAAAGTATGGATCTGGTCAGTATGGGTCGCAGTAATTTGGGGAATATCGATCCTCGGACATGGCATCTGGGTATTGACTAAGGAAAGGCAAACACAAAAAGCCTAG
- a CDS encoding ABC transporter permease encodes MDTWESLRMAGKTLAANRLRSTLTMLGIIIGNASVILMVGVGQGAQKYASQQFQALGTDVIFVITGTDNARRNVIAPPNRLVLADAEAIATQVPTVRSVAPQINGSELAIAGNNTKRATLIGTTDNYVKVRTAEVGSGRFFNAEDIKRNSRVVTLGSAIARDLFPQGNALGQTVRIRGTSYEVIGIMSEKGAFLGTNQDDTIFLPITTMTSRLTGKTSPYGVAVAVINVSATSNDNVSAAQFQIANLLRLRHRTSDVNADDTFTIRTQQDALEIVGNITGALTIMLAAIAGISLLVGGIGIMNIMLVSVTERTSEIGLRKAIGASPSDILTQFTIEAVILSLLGGVIGTGIGIGGILLIAAVSPLQAGVSIGAICLAIGVSGGIGLFFGIFPARQAARLDPIVALRSI; translated from the coding sequence ATGGATACTTGGGAAAGCTTACGCATGGCAGGGAAAACCCTTGCGGCTAATCGATTGCGTAGCACATTAACGATGCTAGGTATCATCATTGGCAATGCCTCAGTAATTTTGATGGTGGGTGTTGGTCAAGGTGCTCAGAAATATGCTTCGCAGCAGTTTCAGGCACTAGGTACGGATGTGATCTTTGTAATTACGGGGACTGATAATGCCCGTCGTAATGTGATCGCCCCGCCCAATCGTCTTGTCCTTGCCGATGCCGAAGCGATCGCTACTCAAGTACCAACTGTCCGCAGTGTCGCCCCCCAGATCAATGGTTCAGAACTCGCGATCGCAGGTAATAACACCAAACGTGCCACCCTGATTGGCACAACCGATAATTATGTAAAAGTAAGAACTGCGGAGGTTGGGTCAGGACGCTTTTTTAATGCGGAAGATATTAAGCGCAATTCAAGGGTGGTAACTCTAGGCTCCGCGATCGCCAGAGATTTATTCCCACAGGGTAACGCCCTCGGACAGACAGTCAGAATACGTGGTACTAGCTATGAAGTAATCGGCATCATGTCCGAGAAAGGTGCATTTTTGGGGACTAACCAAGATGACACAATTTTTCTGCCGATTACGACAATGACGAGTCGCCTCACAGGTAAAACCTCACCCTATGGCGTTGCCGTTGCTGTAATTAATGTATCTGCGACCAGTAATGATAATGTCAGCGCTGCCCAGTTCCAAATAGCGAATCTATTGCGATTGCGTCACCGTACTTCCGATGTCAATGCCGATGACACATTCACCATTCGTACCCAACAGGATGCTTTAGAAATTGTGGGTAACATCACGGGCGCACTAACGATCATGCTTGCCGCGATCGCAGGAATTTCGCTCCTAGTCGGCGGCATCGGTATTATGAATATCATGCTCGTCTCAGTTACCGAACGCACCAGCGAAATCGGACTGCGTAAAGCGATCGGAGCTTCTCCTAGTGATATTCTTACTCAATTCACCATCGAAGCTGTGATTTTGTCGTTACTAGGTGGTGTGATCGGCACAGGGATCGGGATTGGGGGCATCCTTTTAATCGCCGCAGTTTCCCCACTCCAAGCAGGTGTATCCATCGGTGCAATTTGCCTAGCCATTGGTGTATCTGGGGGCATCGGTCTATTTTTCGGTATTTTCCCTGCCCGTCAAGCTGCCAGACTCGATCCAATTGTGGCACTGAGAAGTATTTAA
- a CDS encoding ABC transporter ATP-binding protein codes for MLTNDLITPIPEISESRRKIVRLHEVCKYYGQDDTLVKALDNVSFVIKQGEYCAIMGASGSGKSTCMNIIGCLDSTTSGHYFLDEEDVSGMEEKDLAKVRNLKIGFVFQQYHLLPQLSALENVMLPMAYANVRPKEQKERATAALERVAMGHRLNNRPNQMSGGQQQRVAIARAIVNNPVMLLADEPTGALDSHTTAEVIELFGELNDSGITVVMVTHEADVARNTQRIIWFRDGQIMNDYLSPSDLNHVI; via the coding sequence ATGCTAACCAACGACCTCATAACTCCTATTCCTGAAATATCTGAATCAAGACGCAAGATTGTGCGCCTTCATGAAGTTTGTAAATACTATGGTCAAGATGACACCTTAGTAAAAGCCTTAGATAATGTCAGCTTTGTAATTAAGCAAGGGGAATATTGTGCGATCATGGGGGCTTCAGGTTCGGGCAAATCCACCTGTATGAATATTATCGGCTGCCTCGATAGCACTACCTCTGGTCACTACTTCCTAGATGAAGAAGATGTCTCAGGCATGGAAGAGAAGGATCTCGCTAAGGTTCGCAATCTCAAAATTGGCTTTGTGTTTCAGCAATATCATCTGCTACCACAACTCTCAGCTTTAGAGAATGTGATGTTACCAATGGCTTATGCCAATGTGCGCCCCAAGGAACAAAAGGAAAGAGCGACGGCGGCGCTAGAACGGGTAGCTATGGGACATCGCCTCAATAATCGCCCTAATCAGATGTCTGGTGGTCAACAGCAGAGAGTCGCGATCGCTAGAGCGATCGTCAATAATCCCGTAATGTTACTTGCCGATGAGCCGACTGGGGCGCTTGATTCCCATACTACTGCCGAAGTCATCGAACTATTTGGCGAACTTAATGACAGTGGCATTACTGTGGTGATGGTGACCCATGAAGCAGATGTTGCGAGAAATACTCAACGGATTATCTGGTTCCGTGATGGTCAAATCATGAATGATTACCTATCTCCTTCCGATCTCAATCATGTGATTTGA